One Weissella ceti DNA window includes the following coding sequences:
- a CDS encoding DegV family protein yields the protein MTLAIVTDSTSYLTEDEVKKFNINVMPIPVIIDNKMYKEGVDQTTDEFYELLASSAEFPKTSQPATGEWLELFEQLKADGYDEALVINLSSTISGTVNTVASLADAVDGFKVHSYDSKLTVRIMGLLVLKAAQMAAEDKSLDEILDVLNQLTPTIDEYFVVDDLQNLARGGRLSNASAILGSMLKVKPILTFDNETNYTFDNETNYIVPFEKVRSMKKALGRAEELFVQAKEEADYPLHGLVVHANSPEAGAKFRDAMQEKYPDVPFDLSYFGPVIGTHLGSGAIALAWMREPDSL from the coding sequence TCAACGTGATGCCAATTCCTGTTATTATCGACAATAAGATGTATAAAGAAGGCGTTGACCAAACGACTGATGAATTTTATGAATTACTAGCATCATCAGCTGAATTTCCTAAGACATCTCAGCCAGCCACAGGGGAATGGCTAGAATTGTTTGAGCAATTAAAGGCTGATGGATATGATGAAGCATTGGTAATCAATCTATCATCAACTATTTCTGGAACAGTTAATACGGTGGCTAGTTTGGCTGATGCCGTTGATGGATTTAAAGTACATAGTTATGACTCAAAGCTAACTGTACGTATTATGGGCTTGCTTGTCTTGAAAGCTGCGCAAATGGCTGCTGAAGATAAGAGCCTTGATGAAATCCTTGATGTATTGAACCAATTGACACCAACAATTGATGAATACTTTGTAGTGGATGATTTGCAAAACCTAGCTCGTGGTGGTCGTCTATCAAACGCGTCTGCTATTTTGGGATCAATGTTGAAGGTTAAGCCGATTTTGACTTTCGATAACGAAACAAACTACACTTTCGATAACGAAACAAACTACATTGTGCCATTTGAAAAGGTGCGTTCAATGAAGAAGGCGCTAGGTCGTGCAGAAGAATTGTTCGTCCAAGCCAAGGAAGAAGCGGATTACCCACTACATGGTTTGGTTGTTCATGCGAACAGTCCAGAAGCTGGTGCAAAGTTCCGTGATGCCATGCAAGAAAAGTATCCTGATGTGCCATTTGACTTGTCTTACTTTGGACCAGTTATCGGTACACACTTAGGATCTGGTGCAATTGCACTAGCTTGGATGCGTGAACCCGACTCACTATAA
- a CDS encoding DegV family protein produces MANVKIVTDSASMIQPEEAAKYGITIVPLTVMIDGKIYQDNVTITREEFMEKMAEAENLPTTSQPSLGVFTDAYESIIEEGVEIVSIHLTKGLSGTANAAEQAARMVNADITVIDSDFIDRAEGFQVLAAAEVAANGGTKEEVLAAIKDAHDKTELYLTVADLHNLVAGGRLSKTAGFVAGLINIQIGAHVQEGNINVEVKGRGAKSTKKYLNGVLEEMKNIESGIKAAHISHADALDKAEAFAAELKEAFPEATITVSQTSPTVSTHTGPGALGFSYVAN; encoded by the coding sequence ATGGCAAACGTAAAAATTGTTACTGATTCAGCTTCTATGATTCAACCGGAAGAAGCCGCAAAGTACGGAATCACAATCGTCCCACTAACTGTGATGATTGATGGTAAGATCTACCAAGATAACGTAACCATCACACGTGAAGAATTCATGGAAAAGATGGCCGAAGCAGAAAACCTACCAACAACATCACAACCTTCATTGGGTGTCTTCACAGATGCATACGAAAGTATCATTGAAGAAGGTGTTGAAATTGTGTCAATTCACTTGACTAAGGGATTGTCAGGAACTGCCAACGCTGCTGAACAAGCGGCTCGCATGGTTAACGCCGACATCACAGTGATTGATTCTGACTTTATTGACCGTGCCGAAGGATTCCAAGTTTTGGCGGCAGCTGAAGTTGCGGCTAATGGTGGAACTAAGGAAGAAGTCTTGGCAGCCATTAAGGATGCCCATGATAAGACAGAACTTTACTTGACTGTTGCTGATTTGCACAACTTAGTTGCCGGTGGTCGTTTGTCAAAGACTGCTGGATTTGTGGCTGGTTTGATTAACATTCAAATTGGGGCACATGTGCAAGAAGGAAACATTAACGTTGAAGTTAAGGGCCGTGGGGCTAAGTCTACAAAGAAGTACTTGAACGGTGTCTTGGAAGAAATGAAGAACATTGAATCTGGCATTAAGGCTGCTCACATTTCACACGCAGATGCGTTGGATAAGGCCGAAGCATTCGCTGCTGAATTGAAGGAAGCTTTCCCAGAAGCAACAA